Proteins encoded together in one Terriglobus saanensis SP1PR4 window:
- a CDS encoding beta-glucosidase yields the protein MNHMMMPPRDETSRSRTRFSILLAFLLLAAPAFSQVDAMPDTSANSRIDSLIQQMTLEEKVDMLSGETLFSSHGVPRLHIPSFWMSDGPVGAHIPPPSTAYAAGIGLAATWDPDLAQEVGVQLGRDARSRGAHFLLGPGVNIYRAPMNGRNFEYFGEDPYLGGKIAVGYIRGVQSQDVVATIKHFMGNNSEYARFTTNSIIDERTMREIYLPIFETAVKEGHVGSVMDSYNLTNGTYMTANRYLNIDVLKQQWGFDGVLMSDWTAAHDGIADANAGLDLEMPFGTYMNRATLLPAIKAGTISQATIDDKIRRMLRLATRFHWLEREQRDATIPRYNQQGREAALKGAQEGMVLLKNEGALLPLDKTKVQKIAVFGTNAFPGSPTAGGSGEVPTFKTTSILTGISDNNLQKQVTYARGIPTLHQVSTRTHFFQDAAEKKPGLLVESFASDDCTGPSTGSHVESAAEIGHPGFGTPEDIEDMGLMTQADFIVKLGSTSTKKESHRWTGYYKPKSAGEYLLFVEATGKFRLSVDGKVEIDSMVLPKAVMNQIRIHLTGDAHKVVIDQGEGEAFQEPFLRVAIAKEKELVDPMALELAKNADVAVVAVGFDADTETEGADRGFALPPGQEELIRQIAAANPKTVVVLSAGGSVATAGWLEKVPAVFQVWYSGQEGGTAFNQALFGEINPSGRLPFSWERRIQDNPSVESYYPAPKTLDVHYTDGIFVGYRGYEHKHTKPLFPFGYGLSYTSFRYEHLKIEPATEAGTLYQVSFDVTNIGSRSGADVAQLYVGEKSAPVPRPVKELKGFKRVLLNAGETQHIVLPLNARALTYYDVAAKAWKANAGSYTVEVGRSSEELELKGDLSLTTPITVSVDAAQ from the coding sequence ATGAACCACATGATGATGCCACCCAGGGACGAGACGTCCCGATCTCGCACTCGCTTTTCGATCCTTCTCGCTTTTCTGTTGCTCGCCGCGCCCGCGTTTTCCCAGGTGGACGCGATGCCGGACACCTCAGCCAACTCCCGAATCGACTCCTTGATCCAGCAGATGACGCTGGAAGAAAAGGTAGACATGCTTTCGGGCGAGACCCTCTTCAGCTCGCATGGCGTTCCGCGTCTTCACATTCCCAGCTTCTGGATGAGCGACGGTCCCGTGGGAGCGCACATCCCCCCACCTTCTACCGCATACGCTGCAGGGATCGGCCTGGCCGCCACATGGGACCCCGATCTGGCGCAGGAAGTCGGTGTGCAGCTGGGGCGCGACGCGCGGTCGCGGGGCGCACACTTTCTTCTGGGTCCTGGAGTAAATATCTATCGCGCGCCGATGAACGGACGCAACTTCGAGTATTTCGGTGAAGACCCGTATCTCGGAGGCAAGATCGCCGTCGGCTACATCCGTGGCGTGCAGAGCCAGGACGTCGTCGCCACCATCAAGCACTTCATGGGCAACAACTCCGAGTACGCGCGCTTCACCACGAACTCGATCATCGACGAGCGCACGATGCGCGAGATCTATCTCCCCATCTTTGAGACGGCGGTGAAGGAAGGACACGTAGGCTCCGTCATGGACTCCTACAACCTGACCAACGGCACGTACATGACGGCGAATCGCTATCTGAATATCGACGTGCTGAAGCAGCAGTGGGGGTTTGACGGCGTCCTGATGTCCGACTGGACCGCGGCGCACGACGGCATCGCCGACGCAAACGCGGGGCTGGATCTGGAGATGCCCTTCGGCACCTATATGAACCGGGCGACGTTGCTCCCCGCCATCAAGGCTGGCACCATCTCGCAGGCCACCATCGACGACAAAATCCGCCGGATGCTGCGGCTGGCGACGCGCTTTCACTGGCTGGAGCGCGAGCAGAGAGACGCCACCATTCCTCGCTACAACCAGCAGGGCCGCGAAGCAGCTCTGAAGGGAGCACAGGAGGGCATGGTGTTGCTGAAGAACGAGGGTGCTCTCCTTCCGCTGGATAAGACGAAGGTGCAGAAGATCGCAGTCTTTGGAACGAATGCCTTTCCGGGCAGCCCGACGGCGGGCGGCAGCGGCGAAGTGCCAACGTTCAAGACCACAAGTATTCTCACCGGCATTAGCGACAACAACCTGCAAAAGCAGGTCACCTATGCGCGCGGGATTCCCACGCTCCACCAGGTGTCCACACGAACACACTTCTTTCAGGATGCTGCCGAGAAGAAACCTGGTCTGTTGGTCGAAAGCTTTGCCAGCGACGACTGTACGGGACCTTCCACCGGGTCGCACGTGGAATCCGCAGCCGAGATCGGCCATCCCGGCTTTGGAACGCCGGAGGACATCGAAGATATGGGTCTGATGACCCAGGCGGACTTCATCGTCAAGCTGGGTTCGACCTCCACGAAAAAGGAATCGCATCGCTGGACCGGTTACTACAAGCCGAAGAGCGCGGGCGAGTATCTCCTCTTCGTGGAGGCCACGGGGAAGTTTCGCCTGAGCGTCGACGGCAAGGTGGAGATCGATTCGATGGTGCTGCCCAAGGCCGTGATGAACCAGATCCGTATTCACCTGACCGGAGACGCGCATAAGGTTGTCATCGATCAGGGTGAAGGAGAGGCGTTTCAGGAACCCTTCCTGCGCGTTGCCATCGCTAAAGAGAAGGAGCTGGTCGATCCCATGGCGTTGGAGCTTGCGAAGAATGCCGATGTGGCCGTGGTCGCCGTTGGCTTCGACGCGGACACGGAGACGGAAGGCGCAGATCGCGGCTTTGCGCTGCCGCCAGGACAGGAAGAGCTAATCCGGCAGATCGCGGCGGCGAATCCGAAGACCGTCGTCGTCCTCTCCGCAGGCGGCAGCGTCGCCACGGCGGGTTGGCTCGAAAAGGTCCCGGCTGTCTTTCAGGTCTGGTACTCAGGACAGGAAGGCGGAACGGCTTTCAACCAGGCGCTCTTTGGCGAGATCAATCCTTCCGGACGGCTACCCTTCAGCTGGGAGCGCAGGATCCAAGACAATCCCAGCGTGGAGAGCTACTATCCCGCACCGAAGACGCTGGACGTTCACTATACGGACGGTATCTTTGTAGGCTATCGCGGCTACGAGCACAAACATACGAAGCCCCTCTTCCCCTTCGGCTATGGCCTCTCGTATACGAGCTTCCGGTACGAGCATCTGAAGATCGAGCCGGCAACAGAAGCTGGAACTCTGTACCAGGTTTCCTTCGACGTGACCAACATCGGTTCCCGCAGTGGCGCGGACGTGGCCCAACTCTACGTCGGTGAAAAGAGCGCGCCCGTGCCTCGCCCGGTGAAGGAACTGAAAGGGTTCAAGCGGGTCCTGCTTAACGCGGGCGAGACGCAGCACATCGTTCTTCCGCTGAACGCGCGGGCCCTCACCTACTACGATGTCGCCGCCAAAGCCTGGAAGGCCAATGCGGGCAGCTACACCGTCGAAGTAGGGCGATCTTCCGAAGAATTGGAGTTGAAGGGTGATCTGAGTTTGACCACACCGATCACCGTCTCCGTGGACGCCGCCCAGTAG
- a CDS encoding GlcG/HbpS family heme-binding protein, producing the protein MTLNDARRIIAAAEVKSHAIGQPMNIAVADAGGNLVSHVRMDGAWIGSIDISIKKAYTSRAFDIATKDLATHSQSGGQFFGINTSNDGRIMIFAGGIPLRKDGKVVGAIGVSGGSGEQDHAVAEAGAAAY; encoded by the coding sequence ATGACATTGAACGATGCAAGACGGATCATTGCTGCGGCTGAAGTAAAGTCGCATGCCATCGGCCAGCCCATGAACATCGCGGTTGCCGATGCGGGTGGAAACCTCGTCAGCCACGTCCGTATGGATGGCGCGTGGATCGGCAGTATCGATATTTCCATCAAGAAGGCCTATACCTCCAGGGCCTTCGATATCGCGACCAAAGACCTTGCCACACACTCCCAGTCAGGCGGCCAGTTCTTCGGCATCAACACATCGAACGATGGACGCATCATGATCTTCGCGGGCGGCATTCCGCTGCGTAAGGATGGCAAAGTGGTAGGCGCCATCGGCGTGAGCGGAGGTTCGGGAGAACAGGACCACGCGGTGGCAGAAGCAGGCGCTGCGGCTTACTAA